TATCGTTTCACGGCAAGCTTCCCCCGCGAGGCGTTTGATTCAATTACCTCGGCAAGCCCCAGAGGAAGGTTACGAGCCGAAATGGACAAAGCGATTTGGTCGACTTACAGATGTTAGTGATCTTTTGCCGCACGAACGCGAGAATCTGAACTATTTCTTTCGCGTCCGCACGGTTCTCGATTCCAGTGGCAAGGTGGTGAGTGCTCATTACGGTAAGATTTACGGAGACATAGTTTTTGATGCGGTCCGTCATTTACGCTTCACCTACTACATTAACCCAACTCCGCTTGATCGAAATTTAGAGTTTAATCCGAAAAGAAATTTGTTTTCCGAGAGACTTACTGGAACGGATGCGATCGGGCCTTAGAGGCAATAAACGGGTCATCCTAGGGTTGCCCTGATTTGACGGACAGTGGGTAGGGTCCAAAACGAAATGGGAAGCGCTTACAGAGGGCCAGTTGCGTAACGAGCCCTTCTTTCGTCCCTTCAACAACGATGACTTTGCCAGCCCAACCGGTGGCAGTGCTGCGGCAGCCGATCTGGTCAATCGAGCTGATGCGCTCGGCGGCGCAATACCGGCTCTTTCTTTTCCAGCGGGATAGAGCACTCCTATAATCCCTATTATCAGAACTTCGTGCTGAATCTTCCTCAAAATTAGCCGGGACCATTTATGCAACGCATCCGTATATCTTGGCCGTTTTTATTATGCTTTATCTGTCTGTCAGCCTGCAACTCATCGCGGGTTGTCGGTCCGGCAGTGTATTCGGCGCGATCCGACTACGTCAGCGGAGGCGTGTATCTACTCAACAAGCCAGCGTTCCTGTTCAAACACGATAAGGCAGATCCAAAGGAAACCCCGGTTTTGGCTCCACTTGGATTTTCTGGCACACCGGAGAATTTAGCGGATTTCCAAAATTACGCGCCCAGCAGCAGCCAAGTTGCCGGTTTGCTTATGCCGGGTGAGACACTTCGCGTTGTGAAGTTCGTGGAGCATAAATTTATCAATGTGGGCGAGTTTCTTGAGGTCGTTACCGTTGTTGAATCGGGCCCGCATAAGGGGACTGTTTTGGAGTTGAGCATGATCTCGAAGAAACGGAAGCCGAGCCACGATGTGTTCGTTGATCATGAATATCTCACCCGCAGGGATGGTCCCTAGAATCGAGCCGGGAGGTAACCTTTGGGCATATTATTTTCTTCGCGTGGGGCGGTGAATGTGTTTCGTGGGGACAACCCATGAAGGTCACCGGTCTCGCCCTTGTCCCGCCTCCCGCCGCCGCCGGCCTGCCCAAGGTCACTCCCGAGCTTCTCGCCTCCGTCCTGGCGCGCTATTCGCGCAGCAACGAGGGCATCCACAAGATCCTCGAAAAGGTGGACCTCGCCAACCCCGACGAGTCCATCGACCGCATCCTGAAGTTTGTGGACTACGGTCACGCTTCCATCGGCGGCCTGACGGGCGGCCTGGCCATCGCCCTCGACGATGTCTCGATGTGGCTCGCGTATAAGGTCTTCGAGATCGCCCAAATGGCCGACGGCCAGGAATCAAGCACGCGCTACATCACGATGGCGCCGACCAACCTGCCTGCTCCCGCGGAGATCGGCATCCCTGACGACCTCGCGCCGCGCTGGACCGCACTCATGGCCAAGGCCTTCGCCGCCTACAACGCCGAGTATGCCCGCCTCGATGCGGCGGCGATTGCCGATCCCGGCCTCGTGCGGCTGCCCAAGGACGCCAAGCCCGCCGTCGTCACGCGCCTGCGCAAGAACTACGCCCTCGACCGCGCGCGCTACTTCATCCCCTTCGCCACGCGCACCAACCTCGGCCTCGTGCAGAGTTCGCGTATGTGGGCCGCGACCGTGAAGCACCTCGACTCGCTGCCGATGCCCGAGGCGCAGGCCGCGGCGAAACTCATCCGCGAGGAGCTGCTGAAAATTTCCCCGCGCCTCATGCGCCACAGCAGCGCCGAGAAATCCTACCAGGAACAGGCCAAGCAAGAACTCGCCGAGAGCCTCAAGCTCGGGCTCGCGCGCCTCTCGACCGCGCCGCTGGCCGACGCCGTGTGGGTGAAGACCGACCGCGACGCCCCGCCGTGGCTCGCCGAGGAGCAGCCGCTGGCCGAGGCCTTGAAGCACCGCGCCAACCGCTACGGCTGGCAGGGCAAGGCCACCCGCCGCATGCGCGTGACCTTTGCTTGGAACAACATGGCCATCGCCGAGCTGCGCGACCTCAACCGCCACCGCACGGGCCACCGCTGGACGCCGCTCATTCAGGCGGGTTTTTATCTGCCGCCGGAGATCAAGCACTCGGACCATTCGGCCCTGCTCGCGGAGCAGGCCGCGCTCACGCGCGAACTCATGCAGCGCGGGTCGCCGGCCTACGTGTATTCGCTGCTGCTGGGCGCGCAGACGCCCTTCGAGCACAGTACCCACGCCGACAAATTCATCTACGAGGCCGAGCTGCGCACCGGCATGGGCGCGCACTTCCGTTACGCCGAGCACCTCAGTGCCGTTTTGCGGGAATTCAACCGCCAGGTGCCAGAGGCGAAAGACTGGGTCATAGAGGGAACGGCCGAACCAGAATAGTCTTGCCGGTTATTGGTGGCGAAACGAACATCCGGCTCATCGTCCGCATGTTCCGCAGAACAACAGACTGTTTTCTGGCAGGACCGACTGGCTGGCTCCACGCGGCACCGGTGCATATCTGATCGCATGAGCGGACGTTTCAAAGTTCTGCAGTTTAACATGCAGTATGGGCAGCCGTGGGACGACACCTATCCCGACACGGCTCCGATCCGGATCCGGGGCACGGTGGATGAAATTCGCGCCCATAATGCCGACATCGTGATGCTCCAGGAGCTGGAGCAAACCTTGTCCGGAGGGGTCCAGGCCCAGCCGCCGCCCCACTACACCCGGTTGCGCAAGGAATTTCCCGCCTACGACGGCTACTTCAGCTATCCCAAACCGGATGAGCGCGAGCTGCCCTTCGGCATTGGCCTGGCCATCCTCAGCAAGACACCCCTGCGCGAGCATGTCTGCATGAACCTGCCGTCGCCGCCCGTGGAGTTCGATTTTCTCGGGGAGAAGAAAACGCCGACCGACCGCCTGCTCATCGGGGCGACGACCACCATCCACGGGCGCGAGGTCCGCCTGCTGAACACCCACCTGCTGGCTTTTTTCATGCTCAAATCGAGCAGCGAGCTGCACCTCGATCAGCGCAAACTGGTTGAGGACCAACTGCGTCGCAGCACGGAGGTGCCCACGCTGCTCACGGGCGATTTCAATGTCAGCAAACACCAGTCCCTGATCGAGCAGTTTGCCAACGCCGGCTACCGCACGGTGCAGTCAACCGAGCCGACCTGGCGCCGCCGGCCCTATGTGCTGGACCACATCTTCTACAACCGCTGGCTCCGGCCCGTGAGCCATACCGTGAAACCCACACCCGCGTCGGACCACCACACGTTGAGCGCGGAATTCGAGTTCGTGGAGTGAGGCCGGTATCAGGCCGGCGCTACTTAGTTTTTAGACCGTCATTGCGAGGAGCGAAGCGACGAAGCAATCCAGCTGGATCGCCACGGCCCGCCTTGCGGGCCTCGCGATGACAAAATTCAAAAAGCTACGAGCCCTAATTTTCGGACCGGCCGTCGGGCTCGCCTCCTCCCTACGAAGAAACCGGTCAGAGACCGGTTCTACTTTTTCCGCCGCACGCGTTCCTTCTCGTCCTCGCGCTCCTCTTCGAGCCGGGCGCGCTCGCCGGCGATTTGCTTCCGGATCTTTTCGGCCTCGTCGAGATTCTGGCCGGACAGGGCGCCGGTGAGCTGTTGCTTGAGGAAGATTTCTCGCTCGGCGATCTTGCCCTGATACACGCGGTCGATTTCAGCCAGTCGGGCCTTCTGTTCCGCGGACAGCGGGGCGGAGGAGGGGTCGCTTTTCGCGAGACGTTCCATGGCGAGTTCGTAGGCGCTTTTCATGCGGGGATGTTGCACCACGAAATACCCAAAACACACGAAATAAAATCACCGGTCCTTGTCCGGTTTTCGGGTCGCTCGTGTATTTCGTGGTCACCCTCCGAACTTCACGCCCAGGATCAACAGGAGCACGAGCAACACTACCGGCGGCCAGAAACCGCCGTAGCGACCGGCCCAGCGTCCCGAGGCGCCGGCCAGCATCACCGCGGTCATCAGGGCGAGCGAGGCCGGGGCGAGCCACTCGGCCCGGAATCTCGCGGGAAAATACACGCCGGGCAGCGTCGTGCCGTGCCGGAGCAGCCAGTCGGCGGCAATGATGATGAGGGCGGCGGCGGAGTTGAACAACCCGCTCACCGACAGCAGCCCCGGCAGCCCGGCCAGCAGTGACAGGAATCCGGCGATGAGCGCCAGGGTGGAGATCGGCAGGATCACGAGATTGGCCACGAAGGACCCGAGCGAGAACAGCCCGAAGAAGCCGATGCCCGAGGCCGTGCTGGCGAGGAAGGCCGCCCAGCAACCCGCCGTGGCGCTGATCACTTTGCGCCCGACCCCGTTGATCAGATGGTGCCACCAGCGCCATTCCGGTCGCGGCACCAGGGTGAACGGCTGCCAGTTTTCCAGCCAGCGGTCGGCCAGCGGGCCACCGAAGAGGATAAGCGCGGTGACCACCGAGTAGGACATCTGGAAGCCCGTGCTGAACAGTTGGAGCGGGTCCACCAGCAGGGTGCAAAAGGCCGCGGCCGTCAGCGCCGCGAAGGCGTTGCCCGGCAGCCGGAACGCCCGCGAACAGAGCAGAAACGCGATCATCACGTAGGCACGCACGGAAGGCGTGCCACCGCCGGTGACCTGCACGTAGACCCAAAGCACCGCGAGCGTGATCAGGGCTTCCGGGCGGCGCGGGACGCGGAGCAGGAACAGCAGCATGTGCAGGGCAAGGGCGATCACCCCGACATGGAGGCCGCTGACGGAAAACACGTGGAAGGTGCCGCTGCGCATGAACGCGTTTTCCTGCTCGGGGCTGAGCGCCGCCTTTTCGCCGAGGAGCATGGCGAGATAAAGCGAGGCCGTCTGCGGATGCCGGTCCAATCCATGCCGGAGGATGACTTCCAGCCGCTCGCGCAGACCGGCGACCAGGGTCTGAATTTTGGTCGGTGGCTTCAGCTCCCGCGCTGCGCGCGAGCGCAGCAGCCGCTGGCGGACGCCCAGGTTGGCGAGGTAGTCGTTGAACCCGGCGCCGGCTGCGTCGCGCGGCAGCGGCTCGAGCACACCTTTGAACTCGTATTGGCCGGAGATGCCCAACGGCACGCTGATCCGCCGGACCGCGGAAAAGTAGATCCGCTGGCCGACCAGATCCTCGCCGCCGGCATCGGCCAGCAGGACCGTTCCCAAGCCCGATACACTGCGGGCGCGCGCGGTCGGGCTGAAGACCTCGGTCACGCGCACCCGGAGGGTAATCTCCCGGGGCGGGCGGTTTTCCCGCGCGTGCAGATGCGGGTAACGCAGCTGAAGCAGCAAGTAGCCTGAGAGCGTGCCGGCCAGCACCAGGGCCCCGAGCGCCCAACTCCTCCGCGCGCGGCGGGCCGCCCAACCGGCGATCAGGGCCGACAATCCTGCCGCAATCAGGAACGGCCACAGCCCGAAGCCGGGTGCCGGCCAGATTTTCGCGGCCGACAGGCCCGCCATCAACGGCAGCAGCAGCCAGAGCAGGGGGGCGCGGATGGAGTGGGCGGGCGAGGGCATGGGGCGGATCTGCGCCCTGGCCCGGTTCGCAGCCTCACCAGCCAAAGGATCGGCCGGCCGCCTTCAAACTTGTTTCTCACGGAGTGCGACGCACACTGCGCGAACCATGGCCCGCAGCGCTGACGACACCGGTTCCCTGTTCGCGGAAGACACTCCGCGGCCGACGGCGTCGTCCGGCAAGCCCCCGGCGGCGCAACCGCTGGCGGCGCGGATGCGTCCGCGGCGGCTGACGGAAATCGCCGGTCAGCGGCACATCGTCGGTCCGGGCAACCTGCTGCCGCAGCTCATCGCCAGCAACCGCTTCGGCAGCCTCCTGTTCTACGGTCCGCCCGGTTGCGGCAAGACGAGCTTAGCGGAGGTCATCGCCCGCGAAACCGGCAGCCGGTTTGTGCGCGTGAACGCCGTCATGTCCAATGTGGCCGAGCTGCGGGAAATCCTCGGCGCCGCCCGCCGCCAGCCGGAGGCGGCGACAATCCTGTTCATTGACGAGCTGCACCGGTTCAACAAGTCGCAGCAGGACCTGCTCCTGCCGGACGTGGAGGAAGGCAACGTGCGGTTGATCGGGGCCACGACCCACAATCCCGGTTTCTACGTGAACCCGCCGCTGCTGAGTCGCAGCCACCTGTTCCGGCTGGAGCCGCTCGCCACCGAGGCCGTGGCGGGTGTCCTGCGGCAGGCACTGACCGACACCGAGCGGGGACTTGGCGCGCGCAGCCACGCGGCGGACGACAAGGTGCTGACCGATCTGGCCGTGCTCTGCGACGGCGA
This DNA window, taken from Oleiharenicola lentus, encodes the following:
- a CDS encoding FAD-dependent thymidylate synthase; the encoded protein is MKVTGLALVPPPAAAGLPKVTPELLASVLARYSRSNEGIHKILEKVDLANPDESIDRILKFVDYGHASIGGLTGGLAIALDDVSMWLAYKVFEIAQMADGQESSTRYITMAPTNLPAPAEIGIPDDLAPRWTALMAKAFAAYNAEYARLDAAAIADPGLVRLPKDAKPAVVTRLRKNYALDRARYFIPFATRTNLGLVQSSRMWAATVKHLDSLPMPEAQAAAKLIREELLKISPRLMRHSSAEKSYQEQAKQELAESLKLGLARLSTAPLADAVWVKTDRDAPPWLAEEQPLAEALKHRANRYGWQGKATRRMRVTFAWNNMAIAELRDLNRHRTGHRWTPLIQAGFYLPPEIKHSDHSALLAEQAALTRELMQRGSPAYVYSLLLGAQTPFEHSTHADKFIYEAELRTGMGAHFRYAEHLSAVLREFNRQVPEAKDWVIEGTAEPE
- a CDS encoding ComEC/Rec2 family competence protein produces the protein MPSPAHSIRAPLLWLLLPLMAGLSAAKIWPAPGFGLWPFLIAAGLSALIAGWAARRARRSWALGALVLAGTLSGYLLLQLRYPHLHARENRPPREITLRVRVTEVFSPTARARSVSGLGTVLLADAGGEDLVGQRIYFSAVRRISVPLGISGQYEFKGVLEPLPRDAAGAGFNDYLANLGVRQRLLRSRAARELKPPTKIQTLVAGLRERLEVILRHGLDRHPQTASLYLAMLLGEKAALSPEQENAFMRSGTFHVFSVSGLHVGVIALALHMLLFLLRVPRRPEALITLAVLWVYVQVTGGGTPSVRAYVMIAFLLCSRAFRLPGNAFAALTAAAFCTLLVDPLQLFSTGFQMSYSVVTALILFGGPLADRWLENWQPFTLVPRPEWRWWHHLINGVGRKVISATAGCWAAFLASTASGIGFFGLFSLGSFVANLVILPISTLALIAGFLSLLAGLPGLLSVSGLFNSAAALIIIAADWLLRHGTTLPGVYFPARFRAEWLAPASLALMTAVMLAGASGRWAGRYGGFWPPVVLLVLLLILGVKFGG
- a CDS encoding endonuclease/exonuclease/phosphatase family protein → MSGRFKVLQFNMQYGQPWDDTYPDTAPIRIRGTVDEIRAHNADIVMLQELEQTLSGGVQAQPPPHYTRLRKEFPAYDGYFSYPKPDERELPFGIGLAILSKTPLREHVCMNLPSPPVEFDFLGEKKTPTDRLLIGATTTIHGREVRLLNTHLLAFFMLKSSSELHLDQRKLVEDQLRRSTEVPTLLTGDFNVSKHQSLIEQFANAGYRTVQSTEPTWRRRPYVLDHIFYNRWLRPVSHTVKPTPASDHHTLSAEFEFVE